Within Lytechinus pictus isolate F3 Inbred chromosome 19, Lp3.0, whole genome shotgun sequence, the genomic segment GGTGTTTGTGAGGGTGTGTCATGTAATTtcgttatgtttttttttctttcagaaatTTCGAGATAAAGTTCTTcgaaataatattttcagattACGTTATATGCTCGTAGATGAAGGTGGGAGAGAGAAGGAGTGTGTATAGGTGTGTTAGTGTGTGCAGGCGCGCGCGTGTGTTGTTTTCATGAGAGGAAATGTGTGTGCTTGCGGGAGTGCgaaggtgtgtgtgtatgtgtgtgtgggtgagagaGAGATATGACatgatacataaatataaaGAGATTGGGGGAGGGTTAATTAATGGTCCCGATAGTAAGTTCATATCAGAAGAAGATTATCTACATATTAATGTCTATCTTGCTTGATTCAATAtctatccttctttctttctttctttctttcttttttttgtctttctttcttttttctttctttctttattttttttcgttctttctttttgtctttctttcttttttctttctttctttattttttttcgttcttttattctttttttttctttctttcctttttccttctttttttccgttctttctttcttttcttccttctttctttctttctttctttctttctttctttctttctttctttctttctttctttctttctttctttctttctttctttctttctttccttttatctcttttttatatCCATCTTTCTTTTCgacttttctttcttatttccttgTACTCCTTTGTTTCTCCTGATTTCCTACGCATTTTAACATTGCTATGAAATAATAACGATTGATTATAATGTTAGTCGTTTTGAATAAACCAAACGAAATCCCAGAACTATTATAGCAATTTGTTTTCCCTCAAGGCTCCCAAAAAGGGTataaactcaataaaaaaatgtgggCCTAGTGATTCTGGGTCTAGTCTTTTCAACAGAGGTCCCGGACAGAGGGTCGTGGTTTAGAATATTGATCACAACCACGATAAATCTAAACAAAGGATAGACCTGTGTTTAAGGAAGCACCGTCAGGCCCGTattgtgaagtcaggtttaacttagaccatggtctaactctgtgctaaaattatggaaagtcTATTGAGTtgtatttttcttatgtttactgtgctctttcctgattcatcgatggtgcagacaataatctatttatacttcctacacaattatgaatgatttgagagccaaatgaggtgaaatattaTCTCTCTACTGTTAGTGCTTTATGTAACAACTGACTATCCagacttaaaccacaactttaaacccgagtttaagttaaacccgacggGCCACAGAGTCTAACCTCCACAGGAAGCATAATATATTGCATTGACGTTCAATTGCACGATGTTAATGGAAACGGTATATTAGCTGCACAAACGGCAGCATTGAAATAATTAAAGTGTTATGAATAATCCCTTGCGTATTATTGCTACTCTTAATATACCAGgcattattaccccagctaaagccggggtaataatagcagggcccgctgggagaacagtttcaGAACTGAAATGGCATCCccgggtaaatatacctatattattattattattttatgttcaGTTAATGCCGCCAAAAGATCGTAAGAGCAAAAGGTGCCCACACATGATACCGTGACAAATATCGTCTACGGCGTAACCACACTTAGCATTTTTTTCTCTGTTACTTTGAGAGTGAAAGTTATTACATGCACTCTCTGTAGACCAATAAACCTAAGACACAAGTCAATCAACATCGATTGAAAGAGTCAACAAAATGGCGCCGAGTCGCATCCGTCTTTCCCCGTCTGGTATTTATTGAAAGCTATTGAATGTCTACCGTGCGAGCCACTGTATTTGTGTGTTTATTGATCAAGGTATATGAGGGGAGAAATCAATGCTAAAGGGTATGTTTGTAGGATGTGAGGCGAAGGTAGATGTTGGTCAGTTCGACGCATTAGTTTCGCCATTTTCTGTTATGACCGAATATACTAGTCATATTTAAGTACAGTGAAATAACTTAGTATTGTTATCACATCATTATGTTATAGGAGTTACTACTCGCTGGTCCAGACCATCTCCGGGCTATAAGTGGTAAGATTTGAGTTAATGAATGCCGCCTGCTTATTAAAAGTAGACCGCCACCAGACAGGTGCTATTTTGACACTGCTATTAGTTAAATTGAATCTATTCACTTTCACATTGCAGAAATTGAATTCTTgcaaatatttacaaaacaaaaatattcataaagtgGAATTTGATAACATTATTTACAATCAATCCTTTGTGTTACAAAATCCTGATTGATTTTCAGGATTACAGATATTTGAAGGggaagataaaaagaagaagtgACACTTCTGACAGATTTCAACTGACAGATTTCAACCTTCGCTTCACTCGTCCTCTctcttgtttttgttgttttgaagACGCAGTAAAATCCCATCGGGGATATTACGCACAAGTTCGGCTTTCCTTAGACCGGGAAAGGGAATACTCGTTCTCAACCAGCTGACAAAAACCACGAAATACATTATACCAGGCTCAGGCAACCTTttacgcatacattcgtaattccgaagcttcgttattccgaaggttcggttattccgaaggttcgtatttccgaaggttcgtaattccgaaggttcgttaatccgaaggttcgttagtccgaaaacgaaatgaggttcgtaattccgaaggttcgttagtccgaaaacgaaatgattaacgaaccttatttcgttttcggactaacgaaccttcggaacatcgaaccttatttcgttttcggattaacgaaccttcggaacaacgaaccttatttcgttttcggattaacgaaccttcggaacatcgaaccttatttcgttttcggattatcgaaccttcggaataatgaaccttcggaataatgaaccttcggaataatgaaccttcggaataacgccgcaaatgttcggattaacgaacccttttacgttttcggattaacgaacatcgaggtataggcaatttacgtgtttcggaattacgaaccttcgggataaagaaccttcggaattacgaaccttcggaattacgaagtgtaaccgtattTTAGTAGCATTGTATTGTACAGTATTTCATTGTCACTGCCACACTGAAGCTATCGATCAAGACCGATTCAAATGGTCGGTCTGCGGCCCGATTTCGGAATGAAATGTAGTACAATTTGATGATTATATTGAGACATAGACTATCTAACTTTGTAAAGTtataaatcatcgtacgaaaaCCTATGTCCAAATCTGTGCCtttgctatcatccttcttagaataacaTATCTAGTCGTAATTATGCCATAGCAGtagtacgattggctacgatttgaaattaatttggcctttatttcaaaagtaagGCTTGCAATTATGccaatttgtttatatttcatatgtttgtttcatattttgctcCACGCCTTTGAAACTCCATCCCTTCTTCACTCCGTGAAGTGTAACAACATTCGACTCTTCAAATCGTCTCCCAAAACTTACTCACTTCAGCAGATGTGTAGCCAGTTCGGAGTTCCGTTCTgtgcatgatcagaagaaggtcatttGAACCAtagaaatatcatgaatatggcgcaatataaatgctgtgcatcatcatcatcatcatcatcataataatcatcatcatcgtcgtcaccatcatcatcatcatcatcatcatcatcatcatcaacatcatcatcaccatcatcaccatcatcatcatcatcgtcatcgtcatcatcatcatcatcaccaccatcgtcatcatcatcatcatcatcatcatccccatcatcatcaacatcatcaacatcatcatcatcatcatcatcaccatcatcatcataatcatcatcatcatcatcatcatcataatcatcatcattgtcgtcaccatcatcatcatcatcatcatccccatcatcatcaacatcatcatcctcatcataatcatcatcatcgtcgtcatcaccgtcatcgtcatcatcaccatcatcgtcatcataatagtagcctcaaataaaaatatacttttcattcaattttttcagaaaatgagcaaaatgcgatttgttcccaACTCGGATCGTAGACCCGTCGTAAGGTGTGCTATATATGCCTATACTATTGTTCGTTTTGGCGCCATTTTCCATTGTGTAACATACCTTCCTTTGTGAAGGCAATACACTTTTCTGTGGAGGAGATTGAATAAAAGGAAGTCTTTGTCAGATGCGTGTTTACTCCGTTACACCTGATCAATCATATATATCCCTTGCTGAATCAGATCATGATATGAactaaagaatgagagagtgaTAGGTGATTCGTGATGAAAATAGTATGGGATAATAAGGGATGGGGGTAGAgagaggtagagagagagagagagagagagagaggggggggggagagggggggggagggggagagaaagaaagaggggggggcaTATGGATCATTGTGGAGCAGTATGGCCTCAGTGGATTAGCCTctagactttgaaacagagggtcgtaggttcaAATCCAATCCATGGCGTGATTTCTTTCAGCGAAAATTGACCCGCATTGTGCTGCGCTCGACCCAGGTGAGTTAAATGGGTACCTTGTAGGATTGCGTCCTTGAATGCAATGAGCTCAGCTAGTAAAGAGGTAGCCCGAGCTACAGCCAATGTTAAGACGAACTAAAGGGAAAATGCGGACGTTGTATtacagaataataataatcataatattatAAGCGATGATGATACAAAATTTAATAAAGAAGTATATCGATTCTGCTGCTAAATAtgattacatgtacaatgtgaTAATGAAGAATATAATATGATACTTAGtgataattatcaaaataaaagtaagCTCAATCCATTATTTACGTTATCACATAATTTCtgttataattgttattttaaTGGCTGCAAGTATTATTTGTGGTTatttttgtcatcatcatcatcatcatcagcgtcacaattactaccaccaccaccagcatcatcatcaccattatcatcatcatcttcatcaccatcatcatcatcatcgtcgtcgtcgtcatcatcatcatcattatcatcatcatcatcatcatcataattatcatcattatgatttgAAGGCCCCCGACATAACTGAAGCTGTCGATCGCTAACCGTTTCTTCCCGATTAGTCCTAACGACCATACTGTCGCTTGTCATGTCTTTTCGTCGATTATTTTATTCAGGTTGTATCCCAGTCATTATGCGAAACACGATCTTCTTTTTACGGTACTCTAAGGGCCCCAAGACACGTCTTCACTTAACGTATTCATTTAAAGTCCCTCGTGTCTGCCATTATTAGACAACCCCTCTTCTTTATTGGGGGCCATTAAGGTATTTCCCCCTTCCACTTAAAGGGTGTTAGAAACTTCATGCTAGctttaatgaataatttgtcCAGTTTCTGCTTTTAGCATGTAAATGATGGGCAGTATAAGGGCTACTTTGTGTGTACATTTAGGGAGTGCCAAAATAAAGCACTGCAACATTTTATGTTAGACTTATATACCAATGCAACGAGACCAtttcgtcggcggtcatccgaaccgtagtatcacacatacgacggtgcaaacccatttcagagaaaatagaCTTAAAAGTTTACTATGATTTTCACACTGagttccccagccttacaacatattcattgctagaaaatacACGGTTGAGatcaagacaattgcttgacattggtcatgttggtatccttattttaatacaaaaccaaggatcagagaaaatatcgcaaaagagctccACACTTGTCGGTTTGAGCTGCTTATATTTCCCCCGTACTAAAACGCCATAGGGGATACAACAACCCTGaacgcgatttcaatgcgcgcggtcagtcaaaacgttgtatcgctTTTCACTTGCAAAGTTAATGCAGTATCGATGGCCACGGACGACGGTTTGGCTGACCGCGCGCATAaaaatcgcggtcagtcaaaacgtcgtatcgctctgCTACTGTACACGTTTTgaatgggatttgcgcattttattaaaaaaatgtatgtcaTCGCCGAGAAAATCCCCTTATATCtcagaaattaaaatgaatcGCTGCCTAGAAATGAACTTATAAatagaataggacttgtacttcattttccgcaaaaatctcaaaatcgattattatttttttgaccaaaattgatggATACGATGGTTCGGATGAATGCCGACGATTCATCAAAAAGCAATTACTATAATTCAAATAAGTCTGTCTCATTCGCATATCATATTTTAGGGGATGATTTACCAATTAATGAGAGCGAATTTTTTCACACGCATTACATTTTAGTACACACTGCGCAGATAATCAACATGTATTACGTAATAAACTTGTAGTTATAGGGTAGAACGGCATAATTCCATGATAGTTCATTTCGAGAAAAAAAGCAAACCGCTTTTTTGTACATCAACTTTTAAAATTCctttatttattcacttattcatctatctatctatttatttagtttttgtttatttattcattcatgattcatattccacaaatcaATCCTCAAAGTTCATTTTAGTaagactttctttctttctttctttctttctttctttctttctttctttctttctttctttctttctttctttctttctttctttctttctttctttctttctttctttctttctttctttctttctttctttctttctttctttcttttctttccctttggGAAATTCTTGTTGGAAATCTTGGATATAAATTACAGACAAGATAGGTTCAGGTATAAACATCcaatttttaatcatatttggCCAAGAGATGACTCGTGTTTTCCGATGTGCATGAACTCAAGTGTGTGCGATGCCGAATTTTAGCTCTCCCTCTCTTTATCCCTGTCtgtctctccctccccctccctctcgctttctttctttattctttcttcttctctgtatctttctttatttctttctttctttctctccctctctttctttctgtctgtctttctttctttttttctttctttctttctctctctctctctttctttctttcttttttctttctccctctttctgaCTCTCTATTTACTTCcactctctctttatttctccctttcctggcccgtattctgaagttgggtttaacttaaactcaggtataaagttgtggtttaagtatggatagccaattgttacataaatcactaactgtagagatatcatatttcaactcatttggctctcaaatcattcacaattgtctaggaagtataaaaagatgattgtcttcaccatcgatgaataaggaaagagcacagtaaacatgaaaaacatacaacttactaaacattttgacacttttggcttcccataatttgagcacagagttagaccatggtctaagttaaacctgacttcagaatacggccccctttctttatttttgaattaattcaccctctctctctcccctcatttttgtctttctccctccccctcaTCCTGTTTCTACTTGTCCCCCTATTTCACtgtttctctccctctctccctttccGTCCGTCTTCCCTCTCTATCGATCATATCCCCTTCTTTCGATCCCAATGGGTAATCATATCAAACAAACTCTGTCACATGAAATTTGCACAGATAAATCTGACCTTTCAGATtttgatggtaataatgaatGCAGCGAAACATGTTTACTAGGCTTTTTCATACTGGACTCTTGTCCAGTAACATATTTCCATTTAAATTAGATAGAAGAAACACTACCGTCTATACAGTATATAGGCCTGAAAAGGGTACCAGTTAAATGTCATTATTGCTAATCATACTGTActgttatttcaaataattatttcttttgtcttttttcctttattaaaggacaagtccaccccaacagaaagttgatttgaataaaaagagaagaatccaacaagcataacaatgaaaatcggatgttatgacatttttaagtttcgcttaatttcacaaaagagttatatgcacatcctgatcggtatgcaaattaggaaactgatgacgtcatccactcactaattcttttgtatgttattatatgaaatgtgaaacaacgattaattccttcctgaacatatggaattagcattatttaatactatatggttcagtcaggttggtatttattgtcaaattagtaaaaattgaaatattgtataattcaaacaatagaaaacaaaagaaatagtgagtgatggacatcatcgactgactcatttgcatgtcactgagttatgcatatcacagttttgtgaaaaataagcgaaactttgaaatgccataactttcttattttacatcagattttaatgaaatttttagcgttatgcttgtttgatttttctctaaatattcaaatcaacatttttctggggtggacttgacctttaacgatgatgatgatgacgatgatgagaaTGGCAATATAGTTTAAATGgttgatgaggatgaggatgatattcataattattttaaaataaagggCCTAAGTATATGACTATGATATAGATCATCATGTAATACATCATCAGCATAGTATTATGactatcattttattattataatctttATTCTAATAATCactttattcaaatttatggcaTGATAAAACGTCAAATGCCTGTCTCAACTGATACCAAGAAACGTCATATTAATGTGTTTTACCTTatcatacactgcaaaaactcaggtGTTGATGTAACACCAGCCCGGCCGGAATCTAAATATGTCCATACCAGAGAAGTAtcaaaacaacaccagtttagaatcaaaccgatgaTGTTTTAATACTACTTGGTATTGTATAAACACCCATCTGGTGTTAGCcaaaaaccaaactggtgtagttaaacacttctctggtgtggacatatagattccgggctggtgttaaatcaacacccgtgtttttgcagtgttatATGGTTTGAAGAGCCCAATTATACCAGAGAGCTAAAGTTGATAACAAGAAACAGGTGGTATAATAGCGATAGTAAAGTTGACGCTAACAGGTAAATTAGCATAAAGTGGTTGCGTATTACATCAATGGACTCCTCGCAGTCATCTTTTCAGTTTACAAGCACCGTTTCTACACTGgaaaaaactccggtgttgatttaacaccagcccggaatctatatatgtccacaccaaagaagtattaaacaacaccagtttggttttggtctaacgccagatatgtgtttatacaacaccaattagtattaaaacagcatcggtttgattccaaactggtgttgtttcaatacttctctggtgtggacatgcatatatagattctgggctggtgttTAATCACCACCggggtttttgcagtgtattttctccaaaatatatgGTGTACATTTACATCATTCTAATAACtactgtataatttttttaactggttttttaattttaaacaagttgtttaatgtttttattaaaatatacaaaaaattgaagatcgtataaaagtttaaacaacttgtttttcaactgcaaaaactctggtgttgatttaccaACAGCCCGGAATCTTTATAATATGtgcacaccagagaagtgttaaacaacaccattTTGGAATCAAACTTATTGTTTTGTTAATACTGATTGGTGATGCAtgaacacctatctggtgtaaGACCAACACTGGTGCGGACATATATACATTCCGGGCTGGTGGTAAATCAACACCGAAGTTTTTAAACAAGgtgctgattttgtttttaatatggaCATCACTAgcctttccttctctttctcatcCCTTACAATATGGACAAAATCTACAAtaactttaataaaaaaaagaaataggagaAATTAGCAATTCTCATTAATCAAAGATTAAACAATGTCGTGATACCCCCTTTACAAGGATCCCAACGCGACCATTTCAAATGGCGAAATGGCAAATAACAAATTTCTTAGCCTCAACTGCACACAAAAATGCAAATGTATTACCCGTCGAATCtcatttaacattttaaaattcagatttgTAAACGGAACTTCTCTGATTTCACGATCCGTTTTTTTTCTATCTCGTTTGCATACAGATGGAGACTCCGAGGGAGGATTACTAAACAAGGTGGCTACGAGAAGAGATGTTAAAGATCTTCTCTTCCTGATGAAGGCGAGAGAGAATTAGGTGTCATTCTTCATATCCTACAAAAAGCAACGCGATACGTGATAGCTGAGGACGCGGCCTGCATAATAATACTTCATTTAAATTCAACTTTCATCCTGCGTTGCCTTACCTTGCGGTTTTATGAAGTTTGAAGGGAGGCTGCAAAGAGAGCAGCTATTCCCATCAGGCAGTTGATAAGGATACCCCGCGAGATGCGGTCGAAAAATACCACCAAGATTTGATATCTGATCGATACGGAGATGGTGAGAAGACATCAAAAGCTGTTCAGATCATCGTTTATTTAAGGAATAGTCCCACCGATTGAATATCCTATAAAAGCCATCTTGTATGGTAAAGATGACACGACGCTCACAGACTAAACGCGGTGTGATTGCGAAGCCTTGAATCGTCACCGTTTATATTTACCGATTTCACAGATTTACGAGAAGATATCGATCTCGATCCCTATCTTAACATATCAAGATTCTAAGCAGGTCGTTTTTTTTCTAACATAAATGCACAGATCCTGGATTAAACATCATCAAAGAATGGCTCTTTCCCCTATATGCAATTTCGAACGCAACTGTATAGAGTTCTACTCCAAAagggaaatatttttatttattggtcACGATCTGATCAAATCGAAAGAGTAATTTAGATCATTTGCATCGCAGTGATTTTTTTATAGAAGATTGTCTTGTTCGAAGCTAATTtgtgaaacaaaataaagaggCCCAGTGGACGCCATTGCTAACACCACTTCTGTCCTGGAACAGGTTGTAAAGACAATAATTTATTGACGGTGAATAAATACCACCTTACTACGGCTTATCTTAAACTTTTTATGGAATTAACAGGATGGAACCCCGTTTAACATCATGCTAATCATCTCAATTATCCGTGAACTGTTGATAGAGACATGCACAGATCATGACCGAAGAGCATCTGATGCTTTAGATCATGAGAAATTAATGATGGAATCTTGTTGAGCATGTAGATCCTCTACGTTTATGGGCAACATGTGCCAAAGATGGCGGGAAAATGCCGACTAGTGTTTTGATTGCTGCGAAATTAATGAAGGAATCTTGTTCAACACATCATGTCAATAATATCGCTTGTACGCTAATCGTGCATAGAGGCGTCACAGTTATATGGTGAAGGACACCAAGTAATGTTTTGAATCCTGTGGAATTATATGATGGAATATTGTTGGACTTTATGCCAATAATCACATTTGTCCTTGACTATTTCGTAAAGGCTTGCATGTTCTAAATATGGTGAACAAACCTATCGTTTATTGTTTGGAAATTTGTGATATCAACAAGATGGAATCTCCTTGAGGATCACACCAACCGTAGCGTCAATTGTCTTAGACTCGTTTAGAAACACTCGCAAATGCCAAGATGGCGGAAGGCTACCAGCTTCCTTACGTCATCAGCATTTCTTTGATCCTCGTAATAGAGATGGTAGCTGGGTTCCTAAGCAACATGCTTGTGTTACTGAGCTACCATGTTAATAAACAGTTCCAGCAAAATGCGAGTGATCTAATCATCACGAACATGAACCTCGTTGATCTGGTAATATGTGTTGTATCAATACCTCTTACACTAATGGTTATAATACGCGCGTGGGATAATCCGTTTATTTGTTATATCCACGAAGCGACGATTAGCTTCGCGAGTGTGGCGTCGGCCATGAACGTTCTCGTTATTTCGCTGGACCGCCACGATAAGATCACAAACCCACTGAAAAGACGAATATCAGTGCGCAATGTAAAATGGATCATCGGGATCACGTGGGTGATGTCACTGATAGGCTTCGTGACGCCGTTTGTAGGAATTCGTGGAGATTTTATGGTGACATTTCGAGACGGAAACACAACAAGACCGGCCCTGTGTTACGAATGGTTCCAGATTACACGATCAAATAACTATTACGAGTTGTACCACGTTCCAATATTCTTTCTCGCGTCTGCCGTTATGATGTACGCGTATTATTCTATCATTCGAGTGACTCGAGTAAAGACTATTCATAACGCGTTAGTGAGAGCGACCACTGTCCCCTTCCACATGCGCGCAGATCAACAAGGGAACAATAGCAAGCAGATTGAACGCGAGAACACGCCTACATCTACGCATCGCGATCCGGAGAAGCGCGTATCGCGCACCACTACGATCATCTTGTCGACATTCATAATCTGTTGGGGACCGCACACCGCTATTAGTATTGTTATTTTAGTGAAAGGTAGGACAGAACTGTATGATCTTCTTGAATGGTGGTTTTCAGCTCTAGCCTACACAACCATTCTCATGCACCCCATCCTTTACGTGTTCATGCGTAGAAACTTCCGGCGCGCGTTCGCGAATAGTTGTCTCGCGCGAGTGCTGTGTAGAAACCGCGTCGCGCCAGGTTTCACGCCCTCGCCTAGCAACCACCGTAACGCCAAGGCATTAGCTAGCAAGAAACAGCGACAGGTCAGACCGGGTCAAGCACCTCAAAATCAACAATCGCAAAAAACTCAAGTTGATGGCAGAAACAAAGAAGACCCTGACGTCACAAAGTTGCAGAAGAACACCAGGAGATCTGCTAGATTGGAGGCTAAGAGGAGGGGTGACATAGACCCCCCTCCTTCCACTCTTTTCATCACCTTATCAACCGCTCTTGATcggcctactactactacagacAATCTCCGAACCACTTTGACGAAACAAGAAAGTATGGATGATGTTAAAGCACTCTATGTGGCCCAGGAATCGCTCAATGTACAAAATATGGAGTGAATAGATAATTGGGTCAGTGCACtctgtggcccgtattctgggtcccgtctaacaaagagttacgattgatccaatcaatctctacagtatatggaaatccatccataacATATTTTTGtctgcaggaaatttgcacaatctccgtGAAGAAAGAGAATCACAtcgaatcttcaagagaacaatgaatgtttgaatatacatcataattaTCTATAAAGTTTTCTGTACAAATTTGCATTTAAGATTtggacgttgctggccgtccatagttgtggtcgaatcggatcaatcgcaaccctttgtaagacgggctCCTGAACTCTTGTTTAATTCTAACTGGTCGGTGTAAGCTCTACATAAGTTACGAATCACTTTACGCACGACTAAATGATAAATCCATATCActtgcgga encodes:
- the LOC129282999 gene encoding G-protein coupled receptor 22-like; translation: MAEGYQLPYVISISLILVIEMVAGFLSNMLVLLSYHVNKQFQQNASDLIITNMNLVDLVICVVSIPLTLMVIIRAWDNPFICYIHEATISFASVASAMNVLVISLDRHDKITNPLKRRISVRNVKWIIGITWVMSLIGFVTPFVGIRGDFMVTFRDGNTTRPALCYEWFQITRSNNYYELYHVPIFFLASAVMMYAYYSIIRVTRVKTIHNALVRATTVPFHMRADQQGNNSKQIERENTPTSTHRDPEKRVSRTTTIILSTFIICWGPHTAISIVILVKGRTELYDLLEWWFSALAYTTILMHPILYVFMRRNFRRAFANSCLARVLCRNRVAPGFTPSPSNHRNAKALASKKQRQVRPGQAPQNQQSQKTQVDGRNKEDPDVTKLQKNTRRSARLEAKRRGDIDPPPSTLFITLSTALDRPTTTTDNLRTTLTKQESMDDVKALYVAQESLNVQNME